A genomic window from Pseudomonas leptonychotis includes:
- a CDS encoding transposase: MPRKQRMYLPGVPAHVVQRGNNREACFFQDEDYQFYLAVLGDALRRYRVQLHAYVLMTNHVHLLMTPTDESGISRVMQHLGRMYVLYVNRTYRRSGTLWEGAKGVGVNKF, from the coding sequence ATGCCTAGAAAACAAAGGATGTATCTCCCTGGCGTGCCGGCGCACGTGGTGCAGCGCGGCAATAATCGCGAGGCCTGCTTTTTCCAGGATGAAGATTACCAGTTCTATCTTGCGGTGCTGGGCGATGCGTTGAGGCGGTACCGGGTGCAATTGCATGCTTACGTGCTGATGACCAACCATGTGCATCTTCTAATGACGCCCACTGACGAGTCGGGCATTTCCCGCGTGATGCAGCACCTGGGCCGCATGTATGTTTTGTATGTGAATCGCACTTACCGGCGTTCAGGCACCTTGTGGGAAGGCGCTAAAGGGGTCGGAGTGAATAAGTTTTGA
- a CDS encoding transposase — protein MPRKQRMYLPGLPAHVVQRGNNREACFFQDEDYQFYLAVLGDALRRYRVQLHAYVLMTNHVHLLMTPTDESGISRVMQHLGRMYVLYVNRTYRRSGTLWEGRHKASLINAAEYLLTCYRYIELNPVRAGMVTVPEAYRWSSYGWHGWGKTDPLISDHALYQGLASNELDRQCAYRALFAGHLEPNAVRVMREACAHNYPLGNDRFRESIAVQLGRSVGQNSPGRPVVKNK, from the coding sequence ATGCCTAGAAAACAAAGGATGTATCTCCCTGGCTTGCCGGCGCACGTGGTGCAGCGCGGCAATAATCGCGAGGCCTGCTTTTTCCAGGATGAAGATTACCAGTTCTATCTTGCGGTGCTGGGCGATGCGTTGAGGCGGTACCGGGTGCAATTGCACGCTTACGTGCTGATGACCAACCATGTGCATCTTCTAATGACGCCCACTGACGAGTCGGGCATTTCCCGCGTGATGCAGCACCTGGGCCGCATGTATGTTTTGTATGTGAATCGCACTTACCGGCGTTCAGGCACATTGTGGGAGGGTCGGCACAAGGCCAGCCTGATCAACGCTGCTGAGTACTTACTGACGTGCTACAGGTATATCGAATTGAACCCTGTACGTGCGGGAATGGTTACCGTGCCCGAGGCGTATCGCTGGTCAAGCTACGGCTGGCATGGGTGGGGGAAGACTGACCCGTTGATTAGCGATCATGCTCTTTACCAAGGGTTGGCGTCTAACGAGTTAGATAGGCAGTGTGCCTATCGGGCGCTATTTGCTGGCCACCTCGAACCGAATGCCGTCCGCGTTATGCGAGAGGCCTGCGCGCACAACTACCCCTTGGGTAATGATCGCTTTCGGGAGTCGATAGCCGTGCAGCTTGGCCGTTCGGTGGGGCAGAACAGTCCTGGCCGGCCAGTGGTTAAAAATAAATAA
- a CDS encoding substrate-binding periplasmic protein — translation MRRMFLTILYVVFSVKIYAGPQLILSTAEGSAVQDISIQVLQEAYAEIGYELQIIRTANVRSLLLANEGRTDGEVSRVVGMEVEFKNLQRVPVAVNVLDIRAFTKIPGIDVPSWESLRGYNVLSVKGSKQVELRLTERNINCYYAAQFAQAINMLYAGRGDVAILPDVNGKQAIKEQGLSGIVMADESLEKINLYHYLNTKHAAIMPRVESALRRMQLRGRIKEIREHYLKSQYVSTEWPIADF, via the coding sequence ATGAGAAGAATGTTTCTAACTATTTTATATGTCGTGTTCAGCGTAAAAATCTATGCAGGGCCACAATTGATATTGTCAACGGCTGAAGGTTCGGCGGTTCAAGATATTTCCATTCAAGTGTTGCAAGAAGCCTATGCTGAAATCGGCTATGAATTGCAGATAATACGCACTGCCAATGTACGCTCGTTATTGCTTGCGAACGAGGGGCGCACAGATGGCGAAGTTTCTAGGGTTGTGGGTATGGAGGTGGAATTCAAAAACCTGCAGCGTGTTCCCGTGGCCGTTAATGTATTAGATATACGGGCCTTTACGAAGATCCCTGGCATTGACGTCCCGAGTTGGGAAAGCCTGCGAGGGTACAACGTACTGTCTGTGAAAGGCAGTAAGCAAGTTGAACTTCGGCTGACGGAACGAAATATCAATTGTTATTATGCTGCGCAGTTTGCTCAGGCGATTAATATGCTCTACGCCGGGCGAGGTGATGTAGCTATATTGCCTGATGTTAACGGCAAGCAAGCTATTAAAGAACAAGGTTTGAGCGGGATAGTGATGGCGGATGAGTCATTGGAAAAAATTAATCTTTATCATTATCTGAACACTAAGCATGCAGCGATTATGCCTAGGGTTGAGTCTGCACTCAGGCGAATGCAGCTACGAGGACGCATCAAAGAAATTAGAGAGCATTACCTGAAGAGTCAGTATGTATCTACCGAGTGGCCCATTGCTGACTTTTAA
- a CDS encoding transposase, translating into MPRKQRMYLSGVPAHVVQHGNYRESCFFQDEDYQFYLAVLGDALRRYRMQLHAYVLMTKHVHLLMTPTDESGISRVMQACMFCM; encoded by the coding sequence ATGCCCAGAAAACAACGGATGTATCTCTCTGGCGTGCCGGCGCACGTGGTGCAGCACGGCAATTATCGCGAGTCCTGCTTTTTCCAAGATGAAGATTACCAGTTCTATCTTGCGGTGCTGGGCGATGCGTTGAGGCGGTACCGGATGCAATTGCATGCCTACGTATTGATGACCAAACATGTGCATCTTTTAATGACACCTACTGACGAGTCGGGCATTTCCCGCGTGATGCAGGCATGTATGTTTTGTATGTGA
- a CDS encoding M23 family metallopeptidase gives MIRLARVAPGLLVFSYLGLGGIYANATTSEIKQSAFNYSAQALQRLVIASDGLLFSDELFLYGRDAEAFDLGGYLAVHAPQLRDKQELIAHWSGYYSINPKVVLALMELKSELLSAPSPDKLRAPFAELSTASGFAGQLRDVLQQLSQRFYSYEAYQREHGLTRFTPDTGGLNGASAALLGVLQGANNAPAVLKWSSPLQTFTQHFATLFNMAPEQLRGAESGAKAVLAVSSLPPTNMLQLPWYQGYSWQSNGAHSHTGSGSPYSSIDVSYDWPGWGAQTYSVAAAHSGRVSVLSRCQVRVTNANGWSTNYYHMDNVRVSNGETIAVNTKLGVYAGNRNTALCEGGSSTGPHLHFSLLYNGRYVSLQGVNLGVFRVSVGSYNYDNQCSRFNFYNLNTGNYQCAWSALYNAGPLN, from the coding sequence ATGATTAGACTCGCGCGGGTAGCACCTGGTTTGCTAGTTTTTTCTTACTTGGGCTTGGGTGGCATATATGCAAATGCTACCACCAGCGAAATAAAACAGTCGGCGTTTAATTATTCGGCGCAAGCATTACAGCGGTTGGTAATCGCCAGTGATGGTTTGCTCTTCAGTGATGAGCTGTTCTTGTATGGCCGAGATGCTGAGGCGTTTGATCTCGGTGGTTATCTCGCAGTGCATGCGCCTCAGTTACGCGACAAGCAGGAGTTAATAGCTCACTGGAGTGGTTACTACAGTATTAACCCCAAGGTGGTACTGGCGCTTATGGAGCTTAAGAGCGAGCTGTTGTCTGCGCCTAGCCCAGATAAATTGCGGGCGCCGTTTGCTGAGTTGTCCACGGCGAGCGGTTTTGCGGGGCAGCTGCGCGATGTTTTGCAGCAATTGTCACAGCGCTTCTACAGCTATGAGGCATACCAGCGTGAGCATGGCCTTACCCGTTTTACTCCAGATACAGGGGGATTGAATGGTGCCAGTGCGGCGCTGCTTGGAGTATTACAGGGTGCGAACAATGCGCCTGCAGTACTCAAGTGGAGCTCGCCGTTGCAAACCTTCACCCAGCACTTTGCAACGCTATTTAACATGGCTCCCGAGCAACTGCGTGGCGCTGAGTCGGGAGCGAAGGCTGTGCTTGCGGTTAGCTCACTCCCGCCGACCAATATGCTGCAGTTACCTTGGTACCAAGGCTATTCTTGGCAATCAAACGGCGCACATTCTCACACCGGCTCAGGTTCACCGTACTCATCTATTGATGTGTCCTACGATTGGCCAGGCTGGGGCGCGCAGACATACAGCGTGGCGGCCGCGCATAGTGGTCGGGTTAGTGTTCTGTCTCGCTGTCAGGTAAGGGTTACAAACGCTAACGGCTGGTCGACTAATTATTATCATATGGATAATGTTCGAGTAAGTAATGGGGAAACCATTGCGGTTAATACCAAGTTGGGGGTGTATGCCGGCAATCGTAATACTGCGCTTTGTGAGGGCGGAAGTTCAACCGGGCCACATTTGCATTTCTCACTTTTATACAATGGCCGCTATGTGTCGTTGCAAGGTGTTAATTTAGGTGTGTTTCGCGTTTCTGTAGGTTCTTACAATTATGATAATCAGTGCAGTCGATTCAATTTTTATAATTTGAATACAGGGAACTATCAGTGTGCGTGGAGTGCGCTGTACAACGCCGGGCCGTTGAATTAG
- the cptA gene encoding phosphoethanolamine transferase CptA — translation MSAVLQTSPRKGVDWAGLGWAFLFFWYFSGVTQLLIQLTGTAGFSGFRQALLASALWLVPVLLWPARTRQLAAVIGTLLWLCSLGSFGYFLVYGQEFSQSVIFIMFESNINESREYLIQYFAWWMLPAFAAYGLCGWLLWRKVRPIYLSRPGALFAAAIALFVSVGYPALRQFSKHDSWQAGFDNFTQRIETATPWQLAVGYKNYREQLTNMQVLLAENASIPPLANLQDAHAGQPGTLVLVIGESTNRQRMSLYGYPRETTPELDALRDQLQVFDNVVTPRPYTIEALQQVLTFADQEHPERYLTTPSVINLMKQAGYKTYWITNQQTMTKRNTMLTTFSEQADEQFYLNNNREQNARQYDGDVLAPFAKVLADGAPRKFIVVHLLGTHMSYQYRYPAEYERFTDRSGVPGNVSDDQLPTYNSYDNAVLYNDHVVASLIKDLSGAQANSMLLYLSDHGEAVFDAPKPDVLGRNEAAPTSPMYTVPFIVWNSPQWQAQQARDFSAALSRPYSSSHFIHTWADLAGLRFDEYEAHKSLVSQNFRPLPLLIGNPEKPKSLIDFSLIKPQAPVAQRIAQKDPEQRATKAL, via the coding sequence ATGTCAGCAGTACTGCAAACGTCGCCGCGCAAAGGCGTGGATTGGGCCGGGTTGGGTTGGGCTTTTCTATTCTTCTGGTATTTCTCGGGTGTTACTCAATTACTGATCCAGTTAACCGGTACGGCCGGCTTTTCTGGTTTCCGCCAGGCCTTGCTGGCCAGTGCGCTGTGGTTGGTGCCGGTGCTGCTCTGGCCGGCGCGTACTCGGCAGTTGGCGGCGGTAATCGGCACGCTGCTGTGGCTGTGTTCGCTGGGCAGCTTTGGCTACTTTCTGGTGTACGGCCAGGAGTTCTCGCAGAGCGTTATTTTCATCATGTTCGAGTCGAACATTAATGAGAGCCGCGAATACCTGATCCAGTATTTTGCCTGGTGGATGCTGCCGGCGTTTGCCGCCTATGGTCTCTGCGGTTGGCTGCTGTGGCGCAAGGTGCGCCCGATTTACCTGTCGCGCCCTGGTGCCTTGTTTGCCGCAGCGATTGCGCTGTTTGTGTCGGTGGGCTACCCGGCGCTGCGCCAGTTCAGCAAGCACGACAGCTGGCAGGCCGGCTTTGACAACTTCACCCAGCGCATTGAGACAGCCACACCGTGGCAGCTGGCGGTGGGCTACAAGAACTACCGTGAGCAACTGACTAATATGCAGGTGTTGCTGGCTGAGAACGCCAGTATTCCTCCTTTGGCGAACCTGCAAGATGCTCATGCCGGGCAGCCAGGAACCCTGGTATTGGTGATCGGTGAGTCGACCAACCGTCAGCGCATGAGCCTGTACGGCTACCCCCGTGAAACCACCCCGGAGCTTGATGCACTGCGTGATCAGCTGCAGGTGTTTGATAACGTGGTTACGCCGCGGCCATACACCATCGAAGCCTTGCAGCAGGTGCTGACCTTTGCTGACCAGGAGCACCCGGAGCGCTACCTGACCACGCCTTCGGTGATCAACCTGATGAAGCAGGCGGGCTATAAGACCTACTGGATCACCAACCAGCAGACCATGACCAAGCGCAACACCATGCTCACCACGTTTTCCGAGCAGGCTGATGAGCAGTTCTACCTGAACAACAACCGTGAGCAGAACGCCCGTCAGTATGACGGCGACGTGCTGGCGCCTTTTGCCAAGGTGTTGGCTGATGGTGCGCCGCGTAAATTTATCGTGGTGCATTTGCTCGGCACCCACATGAGCTATCAGTACCGCTATCCGGCTGAGTACGAGCGCTTCACTGACCGTTCTGGAGTGCCGGGTAACGTCAGCGATGATCAGCTACCGACCTACAACAGCTACGACAACGCGGTGCTGTACAACGACCATGTGGTGGCCAGTCTGATCAAGGATTTGTCGGGCGCGCAGGCCAACAGCATGTTGCTGTACCTGTCGGACCATGGTGAAGCGGTGTTCGATGCGCCCAAGCCGGATGTGCTGGGGCGTAACGAGGCGGCTCCCACCAGCCCGATGTACACCGTGCCGTTTATTGTTTGGAATTCGCCGCAGTGGCAGGCGCAGCAGGCGCGTGATTTCAGTGCGGCGCTGTCACGGCCTTATAGCTCTTCGCACTTTATTCACACCTGGGCGGATCTGGCCGGGTTGCGCTTTGATGAATACGAGGCGCACAAAAGCCTGGTGAGTCAGAATTTCCGGCCATTGCCGCTGTTGATTGGTAACCCGGAAAAACCCAAGAGTTTGATCGATTTCAGTTTGATCAAGCCGCAGGCGCCGGTGGCGCAGCGTATCGCCCAGAAAGACCCGGAGCAGCGCGCAACCAAGGCGCTGTAA
- a CDS encoding YtoQ family protein, translating to MSLTVYLSGEIHTDWRQQIIQGAEQHGLQLTFTSAVTDHASSDAAGDVLGAESQGFWRDHKSAKVNAIRTKTLLEKCDLAIIRFGEQYKQWNAAFDAGYCAALGKPYITLHGAEIVHPLKEVDGAAMAWAQSPEQVVELLKYVASGQ from the coding sequence ATGAGCCTGACCGTTTACCTATCCGGCGAAATCCACACCGACTGGCGTCAGCAAATCATTCAGGGGGCCGAGCAGCATGGCCTGCAGCTGACCTTCACCTCCGCCGTAACCGATCACGCCAGCAGCGATGCCGCGGGCGATGTGCTGGGCGCGGAAAGCCAAGGGTTCTGGCGCGATCATAAATCGGCCAAGGTCAACGCGATTCGCACCAAGACCCTGCTGGAGAAATGCGACCTGGCGATTATTCGTTTCGGCGAGCAGTACAAGCAGTGGAACGCGGCCTTCGACGCGGGCTACTGCGCCGCGTTGGGCAAGCCGTATATCACCCTGCACGGCGCGGAGATTGTGCACCCGCTGAAGGAAGTCGACGGCGCTGCCATGGCCTGGGCACAAAGCCCAGAGCAGGTCGTCGAACTGCTCAAGTACGTCGCCAGCGGCCAGTAG
- a CDS encoding NAD(P)/FAD-dependent oxidoreductase: MSQWQNISLWMDQLGESLSPRAALQADIHADVAIIGAGYTGLWTAYYLKRQAPHLRIVILESEIAGFGASGRNGGWLMGGLMGEDRLLAGQPNSARQAAYRLLHDIPDEVARVLKREQITCDYRKAGALYCAARYPEQLSSLRAHLADLRAEGLDEADYRWLTPFDLGKQLQLANAYGAIYTPHCATIQPAKLVRGLAGCVTTMGVELYEQSQVIDWQTGQVRTANGSVHADWIVPAVEGYAASLPPLGKHQLPVQSLLVATEPLPKEVWADIGLERGQAFSEYSRQITYGQRSADNRLVFGARGGYRFGGKLRSNFALNEAERELRRYLFSELFPQLKDVRITHAWGGNLAMARRFRPHMLVDRRNKIALAGGYGGEGVGASNLSGRTLADLILNQPSELTQQPWVLDEQHVSHLARWEPEPLRWLGYNAVMHSFAHEDRVLSNPHSAPWRRRMAMNLANCMQGLMN, from the coding sequence ATGAGCCAGTGGCAGAACATCAGTTTATGGATGGACCAACTCGGTGAGTCGCTGAGCCCCAGAGCCGCATTGCAGGCAGACATTCACGCCGACGTTGCCATCATCGGCGCGGGCTACACGGGCCTATGGACCGCGTACTACCTCAAACGCCAGGCGCCGCACCTGCGCATCGTTATCTTGGAAAGTGAAATTGCCGGTTTCGGCGCCTCCGGGCGCAATGGCGGCTGGTTGATGGGCGGCCTGATGGGCGAGGATCGCCTGCTCGCAGGGCAGCCCAACTCCGCACGCCAAGCAGCTTACCGCCTGTTACACGACATTCCCGACGAGGTCGCCCGCGTGCTCAAGCGCGAGCAAATCACCTGTGATTACCGCAAGGCTGGCGCGCTGTATTGCGCCGCGCGCTACCCTGAGCAGCTCAGCAGCCTGCGTGCCCACTTGGCCGATCTGCGCGCTGAAGGCTTAGATGAAGCCGATTACCGCTGGTTGACCCCCTTTGACCTGGGCAAACAGTTACAGCTGGCCAACGCCTATGGCGCGATCTACACGCCGCACTGCGCGACCATTCAACCGGCCAAGCTGGTACGCGGCTTGGCTGGCTGCGTAACAACCATGGGAGTTGAGCTGTATGAGCAGAGCCAGGTGATCGACTGGCAAACCGGCCAGGTGCGCACCGCCAACGGCAGCGTGCACGCCGACTGGATAGTCCCGGCTGTGGAAGGCTATGCCGCCAGCCTGCCGCCGCTGGGCAAACACCAATTGCCGGTGCAAAGCCTGCTGGTGGCCACTGAGCCCTTGCCCAAAGAAGTCTGGGCCGATATTGGCCTGGAGCGCGGCCAGGCCTTTAGCGAATACAGCCGGCAAATCACCTATGGCCAACGCAGCGCCGACAATCGGCTGGTATTTGGCGCACGCGGCGGCTATCGCTTTGGCGGCAAGCTGCGCAGCAATTTTGCGCTCAACGAGGCCGAGCGCGAGCTGCGCCGCTATTTGTTCAGCGAGCTGTTCCCGCAGCTCAAGGACGTGCGCATTACCCATGCCTGGGGCGGCAACCTGGCCATGGCTCGACGCTTCCGCCCACATATGCTGGTGGACCGGCGCAACAAGATTGCCTTGGCCGGCGGTTATGGCGGTGAAGGGGTGGGCGCGAGCAACCTTAGCGGCCGCACATTGGCCGACCTGATTCTCAACCAGCCCAGCGAATTGACCCAGCAGCCCTGGGTGCTGGATGAGCAACACGTCAGCCACTTAGCGCGCTGGGAGCCCGAGCCACTGCGCTGGCTCGGTTATAACGCGGTCATGCACAGCTTCGCCCATGAGGACCGTGTACTGAGCAACCCACACAGCGCACCCTGGCGCCGGCGCATGGCCATGAACCTGGCCAACTGCATGCAAGGCTTGATGAACTAA
- a CDS encoding YkgJ family cysteine cluster protein yields the protein MKNNLIAAAELDRLDTWAKYTADMCHSCHSSCCTLPVEVRLNDLIRIGVVDEFERSEPAKNIAKRLQKDGLVERFHQKSGIFTLTRMSNNDCYYLDRKTRLCTIYEKRPDTCRNHPKVGPRPGYCAYKPKS from the coding sequence ATGAAAAACAACCTGATTGCCGCCGCCGAACTCGACCGCCTGGACACCTGGGCCAAATACACCGCTGACATGTGCCACAGCTGCCATTCCAGCTGCTGCACGCTGCCGGTCGAGGTGCGCCTCAACGACCTGATACGCATCGGCGTGGTCGATGAGTTCGAGCGCAGCGAGCCGGCGAAGAACATCGCCAAACGCTTGCAAAAGGACGGCCTCGTCGAACGCTTCCACCAGAAGTCGGGGATTTTCACCCTAACCCGTATGAGCAATAACGATTGCTACTACCTGGATCGCAAGACGCGCCTGTGCACCATCTACGAAAAGCGCCCCGACACCTGCCGTAACCACCCCAAAGTCGGCCCACGGCCTGGGTACTGCGCCTACAAACCGAAAAGCTGA